From a single Pleurodeles waltl isolate 20211129_DDA chromosome 10, aPleWal1.hap1.20221129, whole genome shotgun sequence genomic region:
- the LOC138262358 gene encoding vomeronasal type-2 receptor 26-like has product MEHKLANGILLGPLNKRTLNPGCRELVGPTLKMCCATKAMRGLGVKMHQAAAVQEGCKTMMRFPASSLRMPLTGACNVKPCFKDSLDCIKCPGDHWSNSKRNICIPKEIEFLTYEEPLGFVLALVAIFLFLNASGTLCLFIKYRHTPLVRANNIQISYILLVALMMCFLCSLIFIGRPRRLTCMLRQVIFGISFSFCVSCVMAKTATVLLAFKATRPNSNLRHWVGTRTSYLIVLTFSLIEFTIGVTWLITSPPFPELNNNAGNWIITAECNEGSILMFYCILAFMGLLACVTFEIAFMARNLPDTFNEAKFITFSMLVFVSVWVTFIPAYISTKGKYLVAVEIFAILSSGAGLFYCIFAPKVYIIFLRPEMNTREYLVQKKSSP; this is encoded by the exons ATGGAGCACAAGCTGGCTAATGGGATCCTGTTAGGCCCACTAAACAAgagaaccttaaatcctggttgcagagagcTGGTAGGTCCCACGTTGAAGATGTGTTGTGCAACCAAGGCGATGAGAGGTCTTGGTGTGAAGATGCACCAAGCAGCAGCGGTTCAGGAAGGCTGCAAAACTATGATGCGATTTCCTGCATCATCGTTGAGGATGCCATTGACAGGGGCTTGCAACGTGAAGCCCTGCTTCAAAG ATTCATTGGACTGCATCAAATGCCCAGGTGACCACTGGTCCaacagcaaaagaaacatatgCATTCCAAAGGAAATTGAATTCTTGACCTATGAGGAACCACTGGGTTTCGTCTTGGCATTGGTTGCcatcttcctttttttaaatgccTCTGGCACTTTGTGTCTTTTCATAAAGTATCGTCACACCCCACTTGTGCGTGCCAACAACATTCAGATTAGTTATATCCTTCTTGTTGCTCTCATGATGTGCTTTCTCTGTTCCCTAATTTTCATTGGCCGGCCCAGGAGACTGACCTGCATGCTCCGTCAGGTGATCTTtggcatttcattttcattttgtgtttcctgtgtaATGGCAAAAACAGCCACAGTACTCCTTGCCTTCAAGGCCACTAGGCCCAACAGTAACTTAAGACATTGGGTTGGCACGAGAACTTCGTACCTCATTGTGCTGACCTTTTCCTTGATAGAGTTCACCATTGGTGTTACCTGGCTAATAACATCACCACCATTCCCAGAACTTAACAATAATGCTGGCAATTGGATAATTACAGCTGAATGCAACGAGGGTTCCATCCTGATGTTCTACTGCATTTTGGCCTTTATGGGACTTTTGGCTTGCGTAACGTTTGAGATCGCATTTATGGCTCGAAATTTGCCAGATACCTTCAATGAAGCCAAGTTTATTACCTTCAGCATGCTGGTTTTTGTCAGTGTCTGGGTCACTTTTATTCCAGCCTATATAAGCACAAAGGGAAAGTACCTGGTAGCTGTAGAGATTTTTGCAATTTTGTCCTCTGGTGCTGGCCTTTTTTACTGCATATTTGCTCCCAAGGTTTATATAATTTTTCTGAGACCAGAGATGAATACAAGAGAATATTTAGTGCAGAAAAAATCTTCACCATAA